The Streptomyces rubrogriseus genomic sequence GGACGCCGAGATCAAGCAGAAGCGCGAGATCGACACCACCCGGGCCCGCGAGGAGGCCGAGACGGCACGGGTGGTGGAGGAGGAGCGGCTGCGCGCGCAGGCGGCGTTCCTGCGCACGGAGGAGCAGCTCGGCGTGCAGCGCGAGAACCAGGCCCGGGAGGTCGCGGTCGCCGCGAAGAACCGCGAGCGGGTCATCGCCGTGGAGAACGAGCGCATCGAGAAGGACCGCATGCTGGAGGCCATCGGTCGCGAGCGGGAGACCGAGCTGACCCGGATCGCCGCCGAGAAGGAGGTCGAGGCCGAGCGGCGGGACATCGCCGAGGTCATCCGCGAGCGCGTCGCCGTGGACCGCACGGTCGCCGAGCAGGAGGAGTCCATCAAGAAGCTGCGCGCCGTGGAGGAGGCGGAGCGGGACCGGCAGACCGTGATCATCGCCGCCGAGGCCCAGGCGCAGGAGCGGCTGGTCAAGGACATCAAGGCCGCCGAGGCCGCGGAGGCGGCGGCCACCCACCGTGCCGCCGAGGAACTCACCATGGCCGAGGCCCGGTTGAAGAGCGCCGACCTGGAGGCGCAGGCCAAGCTGCGGATGGCCGAGGGCATCCAGGCCGAGGCCGCCGCGGCGGGGCTCGCGGCGGTCCAGGTCCGCGACAAGGAGGCCGACGTCATCGAGAAGGCCGGCCGCGCCGAGGCGGAGGCGACCGGGGCCCGGATGCGCGCCGAGGCCGAGGGCGCGCGGGCCAAGGCGCTCGCCGAGGCGGAGGCCATCGGCAGCAAGCTGAAGGCGGAGGCCGCGGGACTCACCGAGAAGGCCGCGGCGATGGCCGCCCTGGACGACGCCTCGCGCGGCCACGAGGAGTACCGGCTGCGCCTGGAGGCGGAGAAGGACATCCGGCTGGCCGGCCTGGACGTGCAGCGGCAGGTCGCCGAGGCGCAGGCCACGGTGCTCGCCACCGGTCTGGAGAACGCCGACATCGACATCGTCGGCGGCGACACGGTCTTCTTCGACCGCCTGATGTCCTCGGTCGCGCTGGGCAAGGGCGTCGACGGGTTCGTCAAGCACTCCGAGACGGCACAGGCCCTCGCCGGGCCCTGGCTGGACGGCTCGTCGAGCTTCACCGACGACCTGACCCGCGTGCTCGGCTCGTTCTCCACGGCCGACGTGCAGAACCTGACGGTCTCCGCGCTGCTGATGAAGCTGATGAAGACGGGCGGCACGGACGCCGGGCAGGTCCAGCGCCTCCTGGACCGGGCGGGCGAACTGGGCCTCGCCGACACCCCGCTGACCGCCCTGAACGGCACGGCCAGGGCCTGACCGGCCATCACCGACCGGGTGCCGGGACCGCCGTACGGGGGTCGACGGTTCCGGCACCCCGCTCGCAGGAAGGGACCAACCGCTCATGGCCACCGCTCCGGAGAAGGCCGCGACCGGCACGCACGACACCGGCGACACCGGCGACACCGCCGACGCCGGCGCGTACGAGGTGCTGCGCGACCGTCTCGCCGCGCAGACCGCCGACCTCGCCCGCCGGGCCGGGCTCCTCAACGCCCGCCGGGTGGAGGAGTTCGGCTCGGCCCGGCTCGAACTGGCCTCCACCGAGCGGCTGCGCACCGAGCATCCGGGGGTGCCGTGCGACCTCGCCGCCGTCGGCGACGCCCTGCTCCTCGGCGCCACCGGCCGCCCGGGCCACCGCACCCGGACGGCGGCCGTGGCGGACGTCTTCACCCTGTACGACCGCGACCTGAACCCGCTGCCCGAGCCGGCCGTGCCGGGCCTGCTCGACGACCCGGCCTTCGTGCGGGAGTTCGCGGACCTGCACCGCTACTACCGGCAGGCCCGGCTGCTGCGGCTGCGCCCCGTCGGCGGCAGGCTGCTGGCCGTCTTCCGCACCGGCGAGAAGGCCGACGACATCCGCGTCCTGCGCTGGGAACTCACCGAGGACGGGCGGGCGGCCTTCCTGGACGCGCGGGGCGAACGCGACGACGTGTTCCCGCCCTCCCACGACTTCGAGTGGACCGCCGCGACCCGCGAGGACCACGTCCTGGGCCGCCATCCGCACGTGTCGGTGCGCGGCGAGTTCCACGTCAGCGCGGTCGGCGGCGCCCTCACCGTCAAGCTGGAGGACGACACCGAGACCGCCGGGGGCGTCTACTCCGAGCCCGTCGACGAACCCCTCCAGTCCCTGGCCGACGCCGACATCGCGCACGCCCGGGTGGGTGCCCTGATCCTGCTGCGGGTCCGGCCCTACAAGGAGGACACCGACCGGCACCTGGTGTTCAACACCCTGACCAAGTCGGTGGTCCGCCTGGACGGCATCGGCACCGCCTGCCGCCGCCTGCCCGACGACCAGGGCATCGTCTTCCCCGGCGGCTACTGCCTGGCCACCGGCGTCCACAAGACGTACGAACTCGACGCGTCCGGGCTGGAGTTCGAGCGCGAGGTGCGTTCGCCCAACGGCGAGGACGTGCTGTACGCCTTCCACGCGCGCGGCGAGAGCCGGGGCCTGCTGCTGTCGTACAACACCATCCGCAAGGAGGTCGCCAACCCGCTGCCCTGCCGGGGCTGGGCCCTGGCGGAGGACGGCACCTTCACCGTGCTGCGCGCGGACGGCGACGAACCCGCCCAGGTGCACCCCGTGCAGCTGTGGCACTCGCCGTACGTCTCCGACACGCATGCCGCCGCCGCGCCCGCCGGGAGCGGACCGCTGGCCCGCGTGGGCAACGCCGACCTGGTGCGCGGCATCTCCGCCTGCCTGTCCGTCGCCGGGGCCGTCGGCGAGGGCATCACCACCGCCGAGGGCTACCGGGCGCTCGCCGCCTCCTGCGTACGCGCGGCCGACGCCCACCACTGGCTGGGCGAGGCGGACCTGGGCGACCTGGCCGGCGCGCTGGCCGCCGTGCGCGAGACCGCCGAGCAGGTGCTGGCCGAGTACGAGACGGTGCGTGACCTGACCCGGCGCGCCGCCGAGGCCCGTGACGAGGCCGCCGAGCGGATCGCGTCGGTGGTCCGGCGGCTGCGCGGCGAGGCGCCCAAGGAGGCCGCCGCCTGGGTACGCGGCCTGACCGAACTGCGGCACGCGCACGGGCATCTGCTGACCGTCAAGGAGATGCGGTACGCCGACGCCCCCGGCATCGACGCCCTCGCCGCGGAGGCCGAGGAGTCCCTCGCCGAGCTGGGCCGGCGCGCCGTGGCCTTCCTCGCCCGCGAGGACGCCTTCGACGCCCAGCGCGCCGACGTGGAAGCGCTCGTCGCCGACGCGGAGGCCATCGCCACCGTCGCCGAGGCCGGACCCGTCGCCGCCCGGCTGGACGAACTCGCCGACGGGCTGCGCACGGTCACCGACGTCGTCGCCGAACTCGACATGGGCGACGCCACCGTCCGCACCGCCCTGCTGGAACGCGTCGCCGCCGTCCTGGGCGGCGTCAACCGCGCCCGCGCCACCCTCGACGCCCGCCGCCGGGCCCTCCTCGACCGTGAGGGCCGCGCCGAGTTCACCGCCGAGACGGCCCTGCTCGGCCAGGCCGTCACCGCCGCGCTCGCCGCCGCCGACACCCCCGAGCGCTGCGACGACCAGCTGGCGCGGCTGCTTGCCCGCCTGGAGGACCTGGAGTCCCGCTTCGCGGAGTTCGACGGCTTCCTCGCCGAACTCGCCGACAAGCGGACCGAGATCTACGACGCGCTCGCCGCCCGCAAGCAGGCCCTCTCCGACACCCGCGCACGCCGCGCCGAGCAACTCGCCGCCTCCGCCGCCCGGATCATGGAGACGATCACCCGGCGCTGCGCCACGCTCGCCGACGCCGACGCGGTCAGCACGTACTTCGCCTCCGACCCCATGCCGGCCAAGGTCCGCCGCACCGCCGACGAACTGCGCACCCTCGGCGACAGCGTCCGCGCCGAGGAACTGGACGGGCGCCTCAAGTCGGCCCGCCAGGAGGCCTCCCGCGCCCTGCGCGACCGCACCGACCTGTACGCCGACGACGGCCGCACCCTGCGCCTGGGCGCCCACCGCTTCGCCGTCAACACCCAGCCCCTCGACCTCACCCTCGTCCCCGACGGCGACGGGCTCGCCTTCGCCCTCACCGGCACGGACTACCGCTCACCGGTGACCGACCCGGACTTCGCGGCCACCCGCGCCCACTGGGACCGCACCCTCCCCTCGGAGTCCCCCGGCGTCTACCGCGCCGAACACCTCGCCGCCCGCCTGCTGCGGCAGCACGGCGCGAGCGCCCTCGCCGACGCCGACGACCTGCCCGCCCTCGTCCGCGAGGCCGCGCAGGAGGCGTACGACGAGGGCTACGAGCGGGGCGTGCACGACCACGACGCGACGGTCGTCCTGACGGCGCTGCTGCCCCTGTACGAGAGGGCCGGCACCCTCGTCCACGAGCCGGCCGCCCGCGCCGCCGCCCAGCTCTTCTGGGCGCACGG encodes the following:
- a CDS encoding flotillin family protein gives rise to the protein MEVIGVLAVVCLLVVALVLFGVSRLFRKVEQGKALIVSKMRKVDVTFTGQVVLPVLHRAEVMDISVKTIEITRAGKEGLICRDNIRADIRITFFVKVNKTVEDVVKVAQAVGTARASDRDTLQELFHAKFSEALKTVGKQLDFTDLYTKREELRYRIIEVIGVDLSGYHLEDAAIDYLEQTPLTQLDPANVLDAQGIRKITELTAVEHVRTNEARRTEEKEITRQNVDAREAVLELERRQADAEIKQKREIDTTRAREEAETARVVEEERLRAQAAFLRTEEQLGVQRENQAREVAVAAKNRERVIAVENERIEKDRMLEAIGRERETELTRIAAEKEVEAERRDIAEVIRERVAVDRTVAEQEESIKKLRAVEEAERDRQTVIIAAEAQAQERLVKDIKAAEAAEAAATHRAAEELTMAEARLKSADLEAQAKLRMAEGIQAEAAAAGLAAVQVRDKEADVIEKAGRAEAEATGARMRAEAEGARAKALAEAEAIGSKLKAEAAGLTEKAAAMAALDDASRGHEEYRLRLEAEKDIRLAGLDVQRQVAEAQATVLATGLENADIDIVGGDTVFFDRLMSSVALGKGVDGFVKHSETAQALAGPWLDGSSSFTDDLTRVLGSFSTADVQNLTVSALLMKLMKTGGTDAGQVQRLLDRAGELGLADTPLTALNGTARA
- a CDS encoding DNA repair ATPase, with the translated sequence MATAPEKAATGTHDTGDTGDTADAGAYEVLRDRLAAQTADLARRAGLLNARRVEEFGSARLELASTERLRTEHPGVPCDLAAVGDALLLGATGRPGHRTRTAAVADVFTLYDRDLNPLPEPAVPGLLDDPAFVREFADLHRYYRQARLLRLRPVGGRLLAVFRTGEKADDIRVLRWELTEDGRAAFLDARGERDDVFPPSHDFEWTAATREDHVLGRHPHVSVRGEFHVSAVGGALTVKLEDDTETAGGVYSEPVDEPLQSLADADIAHARVGALILLRVRPYKEDTDRHLVFNTLTKSVVRLDGIGTACRRLPDDQGIVFPGGYCLATGVHKTYELDASGLEFEREVRSPNGEDVLYAFHARGESRGLLLSYNTIRKEVANPLPCRGWALAEDGTFTVLRADGDEPAQVHPVQLWHSPYVSDTHAAAAPAGSGPLARVGNADLVRGISACLSVAGAVGEGITTAEGYRALAASCVRAADAHHWLGEADLGDLAGALAAVRETAEQVLAEYETVRDLTRRAAEARDEAAERIASVVRRLRGEAPKEAAAWVRGLTELRHAHGHLLTVKEMRYADAPGIDALAAEAEESLAELGRRAVAFLAREDAFDAQRADVEALVADAEAIATVAEAGPVAARLDELADGLRTVTDVVAELDMGDATVRTALLERVAAVLGGVNRARATLDARRRALLDREGRAEFTAETALLGQAVTAALAAADTPERCDDQLARLLARLEDLESRFAEFDGFLAELADKRTEIYDALAARKQALSDTRARRAEQLAASAARIMETITRRCATLADADAVSTYFASDPMPAKVRRTADELRTLGDSVRAEELDGRLKSARQEASRALRDRTDLYADDGRTLRLGAHRFAVNTQPLDLTLVPDGDGLAFALTGTDYRSPVTDPDFAATRAHWDRTLPSESPGVYRAEHLAARLLRQHGASALADADDLPALVREAAQEAYDEGYERGVHDHDATVVLTALLPLYERAGTLVHEPAARAAAQLFWAHGTTPETRDSWTRRALSLARARDTFGLSTAIGDLEDELAEALDAWTRTDSATGEDSARAAAAYLFHELTAGPGGFVLGAGTRTLLEKFRRTVGSPAYDEDLAALDDLAARGQLAEAWISSYAAATGADLTPGDLAEAVAAELCPDLPRYDGDVPPTATAEGLLGTHPRITGGRLALRLDEFLARTARFAAHDVPGFRAYQRRRTALVGAERARLRLDDHRPRVMSAFVRNRLVDEVYLPLVGDSLAKQLGATGDGKRTDTGGLLLLLSPPGYGKTTLVEYVAERLGLMLVKVGGPALGHGVTSLDPADAPNATARQEVEKINFALASANNTLLYLDDIQHTSPELLQKFIPLCDATRRVDGVWNGAPRTYDLRGKRFAVCMAGNPYTESGARFQVPDMLANRADVWNLGDVLTGKEEAFALSFLENALTANPVLAPLAGRDRADLELLVRLATGDPTARADRLDHAYPPAELERILSVLRHLVAARETVLAVNAAYIASAARSDETRTEPAFRLQGSYRNMNKIAQRVRPVMNDAERAAVLDDHYTAEAQTLTHGAEANLLKLAELRGTLTPEQADRWAEVRTAHVRARTLGGPDDDPLTRAVAALGLLADRVAAVESAITRAADPRHLLADPNARHAADGTER